The DNA window GTATATGTGTTTAGGTTGTTTGAGGTTTCAACGCTAATATACAGCTTGCAGGTTACGGaaggaattttacaaaaaaagtatatatttatttttctggatGAAGCTAATATTTAGAATAAGCTGACAAATTTAGTTATGTTATAACCACTCGTGGGCAATATGTCTTTTTGTCTTGTTTTCTACTCTGAACGTGCCTCCGTGTAGAAAATGTAGATCCCTAGTGCCATCTTAGTCCGTTAGTTTTAGCTTCTTCATTttatcttcatcttcttttacCAGTAAGTAAAAGGTCATGAACGTAGTGCTGAAAGACTGAATAAATAATGAGATATTAAGGACAAAATGAGAGTAGGACTAAAGTGAGTTAGAATAAGTTGGAGTGCGCTGATACCCAACCGTGGgcaaaaaatgaggaaagttGTAAAAAGCTCCCCTAATTTGAAGTTATAAAGAATTATCTAAAAAGGTTTACACGTTACATCTCCTGTTGCCTGacgcatgtcgacggtgaaactaccaaaccatgtatctcgtttgcggtgtttaaaaatctacgctcatattttatttttttgaagtagaccaaatcaatatcattccttgaaattttcacagaattttctccgcacgaagaggaaaaatcacagaaattttcaagagtggacgtcaagtagtttttcatttaaaaaatgaagtatgacaggaagtctgcgacgtcgcaaaccgagatacgtggtttggtagtttcaccgtcgatgtataaattatacaattttacgTTTTAGAccaaaaaagagagacaaagaCGATTCTTAATCCAAAAGAAAGGGTTTTTCTTTCTATATCATACTCAAAGAAACGGGTAGGCAGGAACAATTTGTTACTCAAGAACGAACAAAATAGTGAAAATTATTAGTCGGATGTATATTTCATGGTAAGTATAATATTGCTTTTAACACACAATATTTTGTATTACAAAATAACAttgttaaaaatcaaaacaaatgagTTATGCTTTACAAAAATAAGTTCTAGTATTTACTTCACAATAATATTATGTAACATATTTTATTTGCAAATATATGTACAAAAATTTAGGAGTCTCATCCCAATATGGGCTAGATGTGTCTTTTTTAAACATGTCAATTAAATTTGGAAtataaatatttaatatttctgattttttgtttCCAGGGCTCATACATCGATTATGCAGAAATATTATCCAACCTGCCCGCGACATCTGAaagtgaaatattcaaaatgacCGATAATAGGATTTGAAAAATCgaagatgataaaaaaaaaaaaaaaaaaaaaaaaaaaactaaactagTTAATAAGGTGAATTACTTTGGTAATTCAATTCGTGTCGGCTAGAGAGCTAATCTATTCTTTCAGAGCCAACGTCGAAGATAAGTTTATGCACTTTCAGAAAGCGACAGCCTTCTTGATTATTGTATTTAAATGCTGAACTGAAGACGGCTGATTTTTCGTCACATTAAAAAAGCGCGTAATCTTATTTGGCGAGGTGGTTGAAGCTGCTAATTTTCCACACTTTACAACTCGAGTaggttttgatttttgaaagtagatgctgttatttttattttaagaaattctcCATGACTATTAATCCCCCTCCTTTTGTACGTATGTCGTGACTCTCATTAAATGTCATTATGCCACAATTTTGAAGAGGGGAATCAATTTACGCTATCTCAGCGGCGTTGATTTAATAATGATTTGACGAGTTTAAAAAATAGGAACGTAGAATGTTATGTAAATGGAATACATTCAGGATCAAGGAGAAGTCCTCATTAAAACCGTGTTTTTCATGAACAAATAATTGAAAACTGATGTGAATGTGCTTCATAAGACTaaccgaaaattttaaataacaaattaaaaaacttaACACTTGAACGAATAAAATTGTAACGCATAAATAGACAGTGACAAAATACCCGTGTAGACCGaacatttttcggaaattcGATCCAATAAGCTTTACATTTTGCGCAttactcaaataaaaattttcgtGAAGAGAGAATAATtattgttttccctccattttttgCATATATCGTCATATACTGCCTCTCCTTCCTTCATGCTTTATGAATGATGAAAATTCCTTATGTGAATGAAAAAATGGGCTCCGCATTGAACCAAATCTTGGTTTGTTGTGTGTAGGTATAGGTAAAAATATCTTTATTACAGAGTAAACCTATCTTTTTTCTAAGAATGAATTTTCGACTTAATTTATTGTGAAAGTATGCGCtgaagaaataataataaaaaaaaaacatttttttaaaatcaattttaaccGATAAGGTGAGAAATGGTATGATAAAAAAGCTgatgaaaaaaaggataaaTTCTCAAAGAGTCACTTTTGGAgccgaattttcttttcaaaaagtatATATAAAGTAATGTAAGGACTAGGAATTGGGGATTTATAACATAAGTTTGATTCTACTTAATTTAACAAATTTACACGAGGTCATGACTAAAATGTTAATcacaaaattacattttgaggttaggtttttAAACTAAACTCATTTTGCAGAGACAAATAAATTTAGAAACACTCTGTTCTGTTGAATTTCATATAAGGCATGTCTGTTACACTGTAATAAATTCGTCTGACTTCAAAATCAAGGTCAAGATCAATCAGGTGTTTATCGCCGTGTCAGTGCTGAATTGGTGAGGGAGCGGATTGATAAGACGATATTCGAGGACGAAAATGAATAGAAATTAGTTTGAAATTGATACTTTTTTCAGCCCCTGTGCGGCATTTGATAGGCAGCTCGATTATTAgtagtacaaaaaaaaatgatttctaaATTCTTCATCGAACAGCAACAATAAAGTCAATATAGTCGAAGCTTCTAAgccctcttaaaaaattgaactttgagGACGGCTCAGAAAATTTCGTCACTGAAAGCTTTTATTTAATTgggaagtattgaaaaatcaAGAGTAAAACATTTATTTCCGAGACAATTCAATAGAGATTCCTTTATGCGCTCCGCCCTAGGCCTATTTTTACGGAGGaagaaattcctcaaaaatcctCACGTGCCTTGAAAATGTTTGGAAGTTACAATGTTTCACCTTGAAATTGGCCATATATCTTGTTCGCATCCTCAAGCTGAACTTGATCGTAAAATAACAAGCATATATTTATCTCATTTTTGACTAATTTTATGGTTCTCGAGGAAGAAAATGTTATCTCCCTAAAGAGAATTCCAAATTTGATTAGAATTAATGTTTACCGGGGCTGACTTACTCAACTCCGTTTACGCAATGAGTTTTGAAGAACTTGGTCACAAGACTAGAATTTTGATCCGAATTTTACCGATTTCTGTTGAAGGGGCCAAAAATTTGTTCGGGGCTattaatttaatcaatttatttatAAAACTAAAACGTTccacaaaaatttattttttcagtgttatttAACTCCGGACCGACTTAATCatcaataaaacaaaatttgtaACGGTAGGATCATGGCACAGAATAGAACTTTGAACTATGTACAGAATGGCTAAAAAAGATGTTTCATAAACCAAAGAACGACGAAGCAGTATAAATACTTACAATATATATCTGAGTATTTACAATATAAACAATTGAGAGAATAGACAAAACTGGTAACGAATATTGGAAGAGGGGGAAAACTTAAACATACACTATATGGGGGACCTTCTTGGCTCTGGGTATTTCGTTCGTGTACTCGTTCCCGACTTTTTTGGCGGTGCCTAAGCTGGGGAACGGGTCCCAGTGCTCCATGGAGCCATAATTTTGCTTGGCCGAGGGACTCTCCGGTTGCATGAGGTAGCCGTTCATGAGCATGCTCGTGTAAGCTTTATCCGGGTACAGGGTAAGCACGGGGGTCCGCGTGGAATTGACCATGACCCCGCGGGACTCGAGGGAACCGGAGGTCTCGTGGCTTTTCGACTTGCCGCAGCTCATCCGCTTCCCGGAAATTATGAGGAACAACCCGATTAACAAAACCGTAAGCAGAGCCAAAGACGTGGCCGACAGCATGGCGATGGTGAGCCACGAAGTCTCGCAGCGAACCGTGTCCTCCGGTATCTCGCCCACCATCTTCATTTTCAGCTCCTCCGGGGAGGTGCACTTGAGATTGTGAAGAGTGATTTTCAAGGCGTCCGGACTCTTAACGCCGGGCGCCGTGATATTTTCAACCACCCTCGGGGCGGGTTTGGCCGATGCCTTCATTTGCTGCCGCACCAAGACCCACAGCCAGAGCAAGGAGCAGTTGCAGTGCAACGGATTCTCCGAGATGTCCAGGACTTTAAGTCGGTCCAGTGGAAAGTGACTGGCGTCTAGAGTTCTCAGCGAGTTCCCTCGCATTTCGATCCGGTTCAAATTCGGGTTCCCGTGGAAAATTCGAGGCGGGATCCGCTCGAGGCCCAGGTTCTCCGATATCCGGATATTCTCCAATTGGATATTGTCGACGAACGCCCGGGCGTCGATGCTGACCAACCGGGGCATCCGAGAGAGCACCAAGTGTCTGAGCTGGAATAAGCTCTTGAAAGACACCGCTCCCACGTCGCTCAGCTCGTTACCGCTCAAGTCCAAAGTGCTCAGTTTGGTGAGCTTGGAGAGTTGCTGCGTGGGGATTTGCGTCAGGTTATTGAAAGACAAATCCAAGGACGTCAGATCCCGAAGAGAGTTGAAGGCAGACTTATGGATATCACTGATGACGTTATAAGCTAAGAGGAGTTCCGTTAGGTTGCTCAGCTGCGGGAACGGGAACGAAGTCTCGTTCAGGGTCTGGATGAGGTTGTAGGAGAGGAGGACCGAGGAGAGCTGCGCGTGATTTGGCAGAGACTTCAGCGCCTCGCTCGGGACGTCCACGAGCTCGTTCCGCTCGAGGATGAGAACCTGGAGATTGGGCAAATTCCGGAAGAGGGAATCTCCATGGAGGGAGACGATCCGATTCCGGGTCAAGTTAAGCGTCTCCAACGAGACGGTATCGTTGAAGGCGTGGTTGTCGATCCGCTCGATGTTGTTGTTGCTCAGATCCAAGAGTTTGAGGGCGCGGAGCCCTTTGAAAGCATCCCTGCCGATGGCGGAGATCTGGTTGTGGCTGATGTTGAGCAAATGGAGGTGGGTCTGGTACTGGAAGTTGCGGCTCCCGACCGACTGGAGCTTGTTCTCGGACATGTCGATGTGCTGGAGTTTCGAGTAGATGCTGAAGTCGCAGAGGATGCCGGGTGTGCAAGATATGAGGTTGCCTCTCAGGTGGATGACCTGGAGGTCGGGGTTGAGCTGGATCGGGATGTATTCCAGTTGAGCGTGGGTGCAAGAGGCCTCGAGAACGTCGTCGCGGCAAGTGCACCCGGTGGGACACATCGGGCTCCCTCTGCCCACGGCTATCGCTGACCAAAGTAGAAGCGGCACGGCCACCCAAATCATGGACACCTTGAAGCGCAGTTTCCGGCCTCGTCCAGGTCCCCTCTCGAGGAGCTCCTCTTcctccccacccccctccccgtcGCCGTCTCCTTCTTCAGCTGCGGCATCGCCGTCCTCCTCGAAGTCCTTGTGCGCGAAAAGCATGACATTTCTTGCTGCCGTCGTCGCTTCATCCTCCATGACAGGCGAAAAAGTTCATTGGACCTGCAACAGAAAGTTCAACATTTCTTTTAGATTCTAGATCTATGGCGTGCCTATATTCTCTGAGGTATGCACACTGGAAAacaacgcattggatctagagtccagactcttgaaaacattcacaagaaaaaatactcttgattcaatcagatttttgcttaaatcattggaaatccgctcaaattgagaagcttggttcttgatttaaacgaaaatccgattgaatcaaaattattttttcttggcgatgtctttaagagtcgagactctagatccaatgtgtgtttttttttcagtgcagtctCTTCTCGTGGTGTCTAAAAGCTCTGGAGACAATTTTTTCTATCgatactccttttttttcttctcttataCTATTCACTTAAGAGAGTTGCCCTgctaaaaggaaaacaaataataataaaagtaaGCATCAGAAGAAAGAGCTTCCCCGCGGAATCtcaaaatcaaatgttttgatCAAACTCGACAGAACCAGCTTTATCAAAAATATGTTCTACTCTAGTTGTCCTCCCTCTTGTGAAAAAGTATGTGTAAAATGTGTatgaaaagtgaaaagtgtGTGTTAACATGGGTACGTTACGTTACGGATCATTCCAGTTCGCCATGGTACATTAAGAATCGCTCCGGATCGTCACAGTAAGTTATGGTGCTCAAAGGTACGTGATAGATGGTTACAGTTATTTATGAATAAATACTGATCGTCACCACACATATGGGTGAAGTGATAGCAAAAAAGATATGATATTACTGGTGTATTCCTTGCTGAACTGAGTGACAGTGGCTAAACCACTGGTCACGACTATACGTGCTCCCAAGGCGCTCATAATGCCACCACGATTATTCAGGGCGGATCCACAGAGTGAAGGATACGCAGTAATGAGGATAAATCGACGTTTGTTCCTCGCCGAGACTGAGCGAATGTAACAAAACtactgcgcgcaactattcgtggtccCAAGGCGCTCATTTTGCCATCAGGCTCATCGAAGGCGAACTCCATCGAATGAGAGACACGCAATAATAAGActatttataaaaattaacTAGGATTTGTATTACCCTGTGATAGTTTTtcggaaattcgaatttcaaaatgCCGGGAATTTCCGTTTCTGTTCGGGAGCGGGGATGTGAGTACACATTATGTCCTAAATTGATGTAATACCTTATAGAGAGTTTGCTcgatctcattttaaaaatacttcggAGTCAATGGAAACATTTTTGTAATCACTTTCTAACATTTGACGGACTGTGCGTTATTGTCATGTCTACTTGCTAGTTATCTGTAGACCATTCAACTACATACATTAGTTACTTTACAATAGTTCGTAATTATAG is part of the Bemisia tabaci chromosome 1, PGI_BMITA_v3 genome and encodes:
- the LOC109035577 gene encoding uncharacterized protein: MEDEATTAARNVMLFAHKDFEEDGDAAAEEGDGDGEGGGEEEELLERGPGRGRKLRFKVSMIWVAVPLLLWSAIAVGRGSPMCPTGCTCRDDVLEASCTHAQLEYIPIQLNPDLQVIHLRGNLISCTPGILCDFSIYSKLQHIDMSENKLQSVGSRNFQYQTHLHLLNISHNQISAIGRDAFKGLRALKLLDLSNNNIERIDNHAFNDTVSLETLNLTRNRIVSLHGDSLFRNLPNLQVLILERNELVDVPSEALKSLPNHAQLSSVLLSYNLIQTLNETSFPFPQLSNLTELLLAYNVISDIHKSAFNSLRDLTSLDLSFNNLTQIPTQQLSKLTKLSTLDLSGNELSDVGAVSFKSLFQLRHLVLSRMPRLVSIDARAFVDNIQLENIRISENLGLERIPPRIFHGNPNLNRIEMRGNSLRTLDASHFPLDRLKVLDISENPLHCNCSLLWLWVLVRQQMKASAKPAPRVVENITAPGVKSPDALKITLHNLKCTSPEELKMKMVGEIPEDTVRCETSWLTIAMLSATSLALLTVLLIGLFLIISGKRMSCGKSKSHETSGSLESRGVMVNSTRTPVLTLYPDKAYTSMLMNGYLMQPESPSAKQNYGSMEHWDPFPSLGTAKKVGNEYTNEIPRAKKVPHIVYV